A DNA window from Rhodococcus sp. Z13 contains the following coding sequences:
- the istB gene encoding IS21-like element helper ATPase IstB, translating to MSSSSTAVPPAVAALPADLDAGLRRLKLATVRRTAAEVLQTAKTQRWTPEEVLRTLIEAELAARDASNIAARLKAAAFPVAKTLDSFIVAESSIPQATFDYLIGLEWVRSHANLALVGPPGTGKSHTLIGLGIAAVHAGHKVRYFTAADLVEALYRGLADNTVGKTIDTLLRADLIIVDEVGFAPLDDTGTQLLFRLVAGAYERRSLAVASHWPFEQWGRFLPEHTTAAGILDRLLHHATVVLTDGESYRMRQARHERGERP from the coding sequence ATGAGCAGTTCGAGCACCGCCGTTCCGCCGGCGGTCGCGGCGTTGCCCGCCGACCTCGACGCCGGTCTGCGCCGACTCAAACTCGCCACCGTCCGCCGCACCGCCGCCGAGGTCCTGCAGACCGCCAAGACCCAACGCTGGACCCCGGAGGAGGTGCTGCGCACCCTGATCGAAGCGGAGTTGGCCGCCCGCGACGCCTCCAACATCGCCGCCCGACTCAAAGCGGCCGCGTTCCCCGTCGCCAAGACCCTCGACAGTTTTATCGTCGCCGAGTCCTCCATCCCACAAGCCACATTCGACTACCTGATCGGTTTGGAATGGGTTCGTTCCCACGCCAATCTGGCGTTGGTCGGCCCGCCGGGGACCGGAAAATCCCACACCCTGATCGGGTTGGGGATCGCGGCCGTGCACGCCGGGCACAAGGTCCGCTATTTCACCGCCGCCGACCTCGTCGAAGCCCTCTACCGCGGCCTGGCCGACAACACTGTCGGCAAGACCATCGACACGCTGTTGCGGGCGGATCTGATCATCGTCGACGAGGTCGGGTTCGCGCCGCTCGACGACACCGGCACCCAGTTGCTGTTCCGGCTCGTCGCCGGCGCCTACGAACGCCGATCCCTGGCGGTCGCCTCGCACTGGCCGTTCGAGCAGTGGGGCCGGTTCCTGCCCGAACACACCACCGCCGCCGGCATCCTCGACCGGCTCTTGCACCACGCCACCGTCGTGCTCACCGACGGTGAGTCCTACCGGATGCGCCAAGCCCGACACGAACGAGGTGAACGCCCCTGA
- a CDS encoding DUF4012 domain-containing protein — MNEVAGESSSPGEQRRKVRRRLSEEQITARRAKRRRIQIGCGVGALAVVGFVGWFGYEGLQAKSNLEKAQNFATTAKDALLAGDTEKARTAAGDADRYAQDAQSSVDSIPWRVAGAIPFLGSPIDSTRQMATVVSGLTEQVLLPAVDAGSAVSPDQLILDGARINLAALREAAPVLESTAAAITDIEAQAQNVDSTYVGVIDEARVDLQEQVSELSSLLNNTALAAQIAPSMLGADGPRSYFVGFQTNAEARGTSGLLGGFAIMRVNDGAVSIDEVSSNRELRTDYEPIDLGPDFARAYGHSRPTQDFRNSNVSSHFPYAGQIWQSMWQQETGERVDGAIATDPVVLSYVLEVVGDVILPDGERITADNVVELTEATAYKRFGDDQAARKTYLETVAKAVVQKLTGSIFNPRAVLEALGRSASEGRLSVWSSNPYEQSVIETTPLGHIVPDDPAPYAGVVINNVGGNKLDYFLKREIEYIAESCEGDTRSTKVIVRLTNDLPPGDYTEYVVGMFDNPVGAPPGTNLTDVGLIATQGSKLKRAAVNGETTFTYQSEERGHPLFNVQTQVHQGGTTEIMYELEEPSIEGTPVVPVQPLLDESSLQLTRSRCE; from the coding sequence GTGAACGAGGTAGCCGGTGAGTCGAGCTCGCCCGGCGAGCAACGCCGCAAGGTTCGTCGACGCCTGAGCGAGGAGCAGATCACCGCTCGGCGTGCCAAACGTCGCCGCATCCAGATCGGCTGTGGTGTAGGCGCTCTCGCCGTCGTCGGTTTCGTCGGCTGGTTCGGTTACGAGGGCCTGCAGGCGAAGTCGAACCTGGAGAAGGCACAGAACTTCGCAACCACCGCGAAAGATGCACTGCTCGCGGGCGATACCGAGAAGGCCCGCACCGCCGCCGGTGACGCAGATCGCTACGCGCAGGATGCACAGAGCTCGGTCGATTCGATCCCGTGGCGCGTGGCCGGCGCGATTCCGTTCCTGGGAAGCCCGATCGATTCCACCCGCCAGATGGCCACTGTTGTGAGTGGTCTCACAGAGCAGGTTCTGCTTCCTGCGGTCGATGCCGGCAGCGCGGTCTCCCCCGATCAATTGATTCTCGACGGCGCCCGCATCAACCTCGCGGCGCTGCGCGAGGCTGCACCCGTGCTCGAATCGACGGCCGCCGCGATCACCGACATCGAAGCACAGGCCCAGAATGTCGACAGCACGTACGTCGGGGTGATCGACGAGGCGCGCGTGGACCTGCAGGAACAGGTCTCCGAACTGTCGTCCCTGCTGAACAACACTGCGCTCGCGGCGCAAATCGCGCCGTCGATGCTGGGTGCAGATGGTCCGCGGAGCTATTTCGTGGGTTTCCAGACCAACGCCGAGGCGCGCGGCACGAGTGGCCTGCTGGGCGGCTTCGCAATCATGCGCGTCAACGACGGCGCGGTCTCCATCGACGAGGTCTCGAGCAACCGCGAACTTCGCACCGACTACGAACCCATCGATCTGGGTCCGGACTTCGCCAGGGCTTATGGGCACAGCCGCCCCACGCAGGATTTCCGCAACAGCAACGTGAGCTCGCATTTCCCGTACGCCGGCCAGATCTGGCAGTCGATGTGGCAGCAGGAGACCGGTGAGCGGGTCGACGGTGCAATTGCGACCGACCCGGTCGTGTTGAGTTACGTGCTCGAGGTCGTCGGGGACGTGATTCTGCCGGACGGTGAGCGGATCACTGCCGACAATGTCGTGGAGTTGACCGAGGCTACCGCCTACAAGCGCTTCGGTGACGACCAAGCTGCACGAAAGACGTACTTGGAGACGGTCGCGAAGGCAGTCGTACAGAAGCTAACGGGGAGCATCTTTAATCCGCGTGCAGTTCTAGAAGCGTTGGGGCGGTCTGCTAGCGAAGGCCGCCTGTCCGTGTGGAGTTCAAATCCCTACGAACAAAGTGTCATCGAAACGACTCCGCTGGGACATATCGTGCCCGACGATCCAGCACCGTATGCAGGCGTGGTGATCAACAATGTCGGGGGGAACAAGCTCGACTATTTCCTCAAGCGAGAGATCGAGTACATCGCCGAGTCGTGCGAGGGCGATACCCGGAGCACAAAGGTGATCGTCCGATTGACCAACGACCTCCCGCCCGGTGACTACACGGAATACGTAGTCGGGATGTTCGACAATCCCGTAGGGGCACCACCGGGAACGAACCTCACTGATGTGGGACTCATAGCCACCCAAGGGTCTAAGTTGAAGCGCGCAGCAGTCAACGGCGAAACGACGTTCACTTACCAGAGCGAGGAACGAGGCCATCCCCTGTTCAACGTTCAAACTCAAGTGCATCAGGGCGGCACGACAGAAATTATGTACGAGCTGGAGGAACCTAGCATCGAAGGCACGCCCGTCGTACCCGTCCAACCTCTCCTCGACGAGTCGTCATTACAACTCACCCGATCTCGGTGTGAATGA
- the istA gene encoding IS21 family transposase, with product MKSAKDRMDIISAYREVGTYRGAAEMCGTTHKTVRRVIERFEAGDTPSPRHPRPRNYDTVTEIVAERIASSRGRISAKRLLPIAAAAGYTGSDRNFRRLVADEKTKWRKNNHRGRRPAVWTPGEYLVIDWATLGAGLHLFCAVLAYSRWRFVAFATDERAATTLTLIAEALAAIGGVPTKVLADRMACLKGAVVANVVVPTPDYVRMATHYGFRPDFCHAADPESKGIVEHLVGYAQRDLVVPLLTDADLSGRPVDLTTANAAAQAWCIEVNTRVHTEIDAVPAQRLREEQAVLGPLPSLRLQIGPPPVTRKVDRLSCIRFGSARYSVPTRLIGATVTVAAGEGRLLIADPATGEVAAEHALTAPGTASILDEHYPTPRQAPSRAPRPKTEVEKRFCALGTVAEQFLVGAAAAANTRLPAELAVLLDLQAAHGTDALLAALTRAVAFRRFRADDVRSILDAGAGVPQPRPGGDALVLDLPTAPTRSLDAYAVTREETAR from the coding sequence TTGAAGTCTGCGAAGGACCGCATGGACATCATTTCCGCCTACCGCGAGGTCGGCACCTACCGAGGCGCCGCCGAGATGTGCGGCACCACCCACAAAACCGTCCGCCGTGTCATCGAACGATTCGAAGCCGGCGACACCCCATCCCCACGACATCCCCGTCCCCGCAACTACGACACCGTCACCGAGATCGTCGCAGAACGCATCGCCTCGTCCCGCGGCAGAATCTCCGCCAAACGCCTGCTCCCCATCGCCGCGGCCGCCGGATACACCGGCTCGGACCGTAACTTCCGCCGCCTCGTCGCCGACGAGAAAACCAAGTGGCGCAAGAACAATCACCGCGGGCGCCGCCCCGCCGTGTGGACACCGGGTGAATACCTGGTCATCGACTGGGCCACCCTCGGCGCCGGCCTGCACCTGTTCTGCGCGGTGCTGGCGTATTCACGGTGGCGGTTCGTCGCCTTCGCCACCGACGAACGCGCCGCCACCACTTTGACGTTGATCGCCGAGGCCCTCGCCGCGATCGGCGGGGTGCCCACCAAGGTCCTGGCCGACCGGATGGCCTGCCTCAAAGGCGCAGTCGTGGCGAACGTGGTGGTCCCGACCCCGGACTACGTGCGAATGGCCACCCACTACGGGTTCCGCCCCGACTTCTGCCACGCCGCCGACCCCGAATCGAAGGGCATCGTCGAACACCTCGTCGGCTACGCCCAACGCGACCTGGTCGTCCCGCTGCTCACCGACGCCGACCTGTCCGGCCGCCCGGTGGACCTGACCACCGCGAACGCCGCAGCCCAGGCGTGGTGCATCGAGGTCAACACCCGAGTCCACACCGAGATCGACGCGGTCCCCGCCCAGCGTCTGCGCGAGGAACAGGCCGTGCTCGGGCCGCTGCCGTCGCTGCGACTGCAGATCGGGCCGCCGCCGGTGACCCGCAAGGTCGACAGGCTCTCCTGCATCCGCTTCGGCTCGGCCCGCTATTCGGTGCCGACCCGCCTGATCGGGGCCACCGTCACCGTCGCCGCCGGCGAGGGGCGACTGCTGATCGCCGACCCCGCCACAGGGGAGGTCGCTGCCGAGCACGCGCTCACCGCCCCGGGCACCGCGTCGATCCTCGACGAGCACTACCCGACCCCACGACAGGCTCCCAGTCGGGCGCCGCGACCGAAAACCGAAGTCGAGAAACGATTCTGCGCACTCGGGACGGTCGCCGAACAGTTCCTCGTCGGCGCCGCCGCGGCCGCCAACACCCGCCTGCCCGCCGAACTCGCGGTGCTGCTGGACCTGCAGGCCGCGCACGGCACCGACGCCCTGCTCGCCGCCCTGACCCGGGCGGTGGCGTTCCGGCGATTCCGCGCCGACGACGTCCGTTCCATCCTCGACGCCGGCGCCGGGGTTCCCCAACCCCGTCCCGGCGGTGATGCGCTGGTGCTGGACCTGCCGACCGCCCCGACCCGCTCTCTCGACGCCTACGCCGTCACCCGAGAGGAGACCGCACGATGA
- a CDS encoding IS5 family transposase has translation MITYRATLDVPEHTLTFVARILAAHRRRTDRRPWQRAATVYVQALMVLRWFRDGTDVATLARDARISQATAYRYLHEGIDVIAAHAPDLHDVLERGIESGWEHVCLDGTLIASTRCRERSESGHDVWYSGKHRRHGGNVQVLTDPTGYPIWVSEVAPGSVHDLTAARRGGILGALYHAAAGGMPTLADKGYTGAGIGVHVPTKGRDLDIGTRCRNTLLSAMRAPAERANALLKTRWKALQRISLCPWRIGSIAAAALVLLHLQAPAW, from the coding sequence GTGATTACCTATCGTGCCACGCTCGACGTGCCCGAGCACACCCTGACCTTCGTCGCCCGTATCCTCGCTGCCCACCGCCGCAGGACCGATCGCCGGCCGTGGCAGCGGGCCGCGACCGTCTACGTCCAGGCTCTGATGGTGCTGCGGTGGTTCCGCGACGGCACCGACGTCGCCACCCTGGCGCGCGATGCCCGCATCTCGCAGGCCACCGCCTACCGGTATCTCCACGAAGGTATCGACGTGATCGCTGCGCACGCCCCGGACCTGCACGACGTGCTCGAACGTGGGATCGAGTCCGGCTGGGAGCATGTCTGTCTCGACGGCACCCTCATCGCCTCGACTCGCTGCCGGGAGCGTTCCGAGTCCGGGCACGACGTGTGGTACTCGGGTAAACATCGCCGCCACGGCGGCAACGTCCAGGTCCTGACCGATCCGACCGGCTACCCGATCTGGGTGTCCGAGGTTGCCCCCGGTTCGGTGCACGACCTCACCGCTGCTCGTCGGGGCGGGATCCTCGGCGCCCTCTACCACGCTGCCGCCGGCGGGATGCCCACCCTCGCCGACAAGGGGTACACCGGTGCCGGGATCGGCGTCCACGTCCCGACGAAAGGCCGTGATCTCGATATCGGCACTCGTTGCCGCAACACGCTGCTGTCTGCGATGCGTGCTCCGGCCGAACGCGCGAACGCGCTGCTGAAGACCCGGTGGAAGGCGCTGCAGCGAATCAGTCTATGTCCGTGGAGGATCGGCTCGATCGCTGCTGCGGCTCTCGTTCTTCTTCACCTGCAAGCACCGGCCTGGTGA
- a CDS encoding helix-turn-helix domain-containing protein, producing MSIEAITWALEHAEIPSPTPSGMPSAPTLTLVLLGLANHASRSGRHAYPSVRTLARYARISERQVQRCLDALVELGLISRGDQARVAAAISREDRRPVLYNLAMRGGDHLSPRTTTRGDRATRHGVTGTSERGDTHVTRTALEPRNEPAARGGTLPQSTVDWQGRQQQRDRIDQLAAACRRAGLTARFDTLNAEKAALVERSIEVHGVDALVRAALQRHRPHDPARSAAAWVPTWQALQPPRPPALPKCGKCDEYGWLPDDDLGRAVRCPCRGVKSGSIYEASKRAAQETVGTCTQSFQAGSAQPVYVTGT from the coding sequence ATGAGCATCGAAGCGATCACCTGGGCGCTCGAACACGCCGAGATCCCCTCCCCCACTCCGTCCGGCATGCCGTCCGCGCCAACCCTGACATTGGTCCTGCTCGGGCTGGCGAATCACGCCTCACGAAGTGGCCGGCACGCCTATCCGTCGGTACGGACCCTCGCCCGCTACGCCCGAATCAGCGAACGGCAGGTTCAGCGGTGCCTGGACGCGCTCGTGGAGCTCGGACTCATCAGCCGCGGCGATCAGGCGCGCGTCGCAGCGGCCATCTCCCGCGAGGATCGCCGACCCGTCCTCTACAACCTCGCGATGCGAGGGGGTGACCACCTGTCACCCCGTACGACTACGCGGGGTGACAGGGCGACACGCCACGGGGTGACAGGAACGAGCGAGCGGGGTGACACCCATGTCACCCGAACCGCCCTTGAACCAAGAAATGAACCTGCTGCGCGCGGGGGAACGCTGCCGCAGTCCACTGTCGACTGGCAAGGGCGACAGCAGCAGCGAGATCGAATCGACCAACTGGCCGCGGCGTGCCGCCGGGCCGGCCTCACCGCCCGCTTCGACACCCTCAATGCCGAGAAAGCTGCGCTGGTCGAACGATCCATCGAAGTGCACGGCGTTGACGCTCTCGTCCGTGCAGCTCTCCAACGACATCGTCCCCACGATCCTGCCCGTTCGGCGGCAGCGTGGGTGCCCACCTGGCAAGCTCTGCAACCACCGCGCCCGCCCGCTCTACCGAAGTGCGGAAAGTGCGACGAGTACGGTTGGTTGCCCGACGACGATCTCGGTCGAGCGGTGCGGTGCCCGTGCCGCGGAGTGAAGTCCGGATCGATCTATGAGGCGTCGAAACGAGCAGCGCAGGAAACAGTGGGGACCTGTACACAGTCCTTTCAGGCGGGAAGTGCACAGCCTGTCTACGTAACCGGCACGTAG
- a CDS encoding IS1380 family transposase, with protein MSKSTSPYPHLSASATGTGLVSHAGAVLLLRTAEKTGLATALTTELAPYRKPLTRHDPGKIVLDLAVSLALGGDCLADIAQLRAHPELFGAVASDPTVSRLISRLAADTDTALAAIDRARATARSHAWAAAGTSAPDHAIDEAHPLVLDIDATLVTAHSEKEQAAPTFKRGFGFHPLCAFVDHGTGGTGEPVAMLLRPGNSGSNTASDHITVVQDALAQLPLDPAYRVGKKVLVRIDGAGGTHHLIEYLTKRRLSYSIGFGLTDTMTAALDLVPEQAWTSAYDSDGQVRDGAWVTEITDLLDLSTWPKGMRVIVRKERTHPGAQLRFTDRDGLRLTAFVTNTRRGQLPDLELRHRRRARCEDRIRAAKATGLQNLPLHGFDQNRIWLALVQLACELLAWMQMLALTEVPARRWEPKRLRLRLLSIAGRIARHARRVRLRLAATAPDVDLLVASLNRLAALPAPA; from the coding sequence GTGAGCAAGTCTACGTCCCCCTATCCCCACCTGTCCGCATCAGCCACCGGAACCGGCCTCGTGTCGCATGCCGGAGCCGTCCTGCTGCTGCGCACCGCGGAGAAAACCGGACTTGCCACGGCATTGACGACCGAACTCGCACCGTATCGAAAGCCGTTGACCCGACACGATCCCGGCAAGATCGTCCTCGACCTCGCGGTCTCCCTCGCACTCGGTGGGGACTGCCTCGCCGACATCGCACAACTGCGCGCTCACCCCGAACTGTTCGGTGCGGTGGCCTCCGACCCGACCGTCTCCCGCCTGATCAGCAGGTTGGCCGCCGACACCGACACCGCACTGGCCGCGATCGACCGGGCCCGCGCCACCGCCCGCTCCCACGCCTGGGCCGCTGCCGGCACATCGGCTCCCGACCATGCCATCGACGAAGCGCATCCGCTGGTCCTCGACATCGATGCCACCCTGGTCACCGCGCATTCCGAGAAGGAACAGGCCGCCCCGACGTTCAAGCGAGGGTTCGGTTTCCATCCGTTGTGCGCGTTCGTCGACCACGGCACCGGCGGTACCGGTGAACCCGTCGCGATGCTGCTGCGGCCGGGTAACTCGGGATCGAACACCGCCTCCGATCACATCACCGTGGTGCAGGACGCACTCGCACAGTTGCCGCTCGACCCGGCATACCGGGTCGGGAAGAAGGTACTGGTCCGTATCGACGGCGCCGGCGGTACCCACCACCTGATCGAGTACCTCACCAAGCGTCGCCTATCGTACTCGATCGGATTCGGGTTGACCGACACGATGACCGCCGCCCTCGATCTGGTCCCGGAGCAGGCCTGGACCTCGGCCTACGACTCGGACGGACAGGTCCGCGACGGCGCCTGGGTCACCGAGATCACCGACCTGCTCGACCTGTCGACGTGGCCGAAAGGCATGCGCGTGATCGTCAGGAAGGAGAGGACGCATCCGGGTGCGCAGTTGCGGTTCACCGACCGTGACGGCCTACGCCTGACCGCGTTCGTCACCAACACCCGCCGCGGGCAACTGCCAGATCTGGAGCTACGGCACCGGCGACGGGCTCGGTGCGAGGACCGGATCCGGGCAGCGAAAGCCACCGGCTTGCAGAACCTTCCGCTGCACGGTTTCGACCAGAACCGCATCTGGTTGGCGCTCGTGCAACTGGCATGCGAGCTGCTCGCGTGGATGCAGATGCTCGCCTTGACCGAGGTTCCAGCGCGGCGGTGGGAGCCGAAACGGCTGCGGCTGCGGTTGCTGTCGATCGCGGGGAGGATCGCCCGGCATGCCCGCCGTGTTCGTCTGCGACTGGCTGCGACAGCTCCGGATGTCGATCTTCTCGTGGCCAGCCTGAACCGGCTCGCAGCGCTACCTGCGCCTGCGTGA
- a CDS encoding (2Fe-2S)-binding protein, with protein sequence MSTMTSQEMGESATTRLPVEPDVQAVAPTCTVDGRPTPLPETGTESLWEVLDSHGVALPLGCASGHCGSCTVLVDSVPTPSCLVPHAAARGSNVATVATAAEDALIAAMLEHGAVQCGFCSPGIVVTLSWFLRRAAAEERVVTADEVREVLTGHLCRCTGYAAVVQAAVAASAEISVRGSETPVEGAMP encoded by the coding sequence ATGAGCACGATGACCTCGCAGGAGATGGGCGAATCGGCGACGACCCGGCTTCCCGTGGAGCCCGACGTGCAGGCCGTGGCTCCCACGTGCACGGTCGACGGCCGGCCGACGCCCTTGCCGGAGACCGGCACCGAGAGCCTGTGGGAGGTGTTGGATTCCCACGGCGTCGCACTTCCGCTCGGGTGCGCGAGCGGCCACTGCGGTTCGTGCACCGTCCTCGTGGACTCGGTACCGACCCCGTCCTGCCTCGTTCCACACGCCGCGGCACGGGGAAGCAATGTCGCCACCGTCGCCACGGCAGCCGAGGACGCGCTGATCGCGGCGATGCTCGAGCACGGCGCGGTCCAGTGCGGATTCTGTTCTCCGGGCATCGTCGTGACGCTCTCCTGGTTCCTTCGCAGGGCTGCTGCGGAAGAGCGTGTCGTCACTGCCGACGAGGTGCGGGAGGTCCTGACGGGGCATTTGTGCCGGTGCACGGGATACGCCGCCGTGGTGCAGGCAGCCGTGGCGGCCTCGGCGGAGATATCGGTGCGCGGGTCGGAGACCCCGGTGGAAGGAGCAATGCCGTGA
- a CDS encoding amidohydrolase, with protein MSLIAIVGGRVLTMDDRRRILDRGTVLVEDDRINAVGPDDEVEIPADAEIIDAAGQIVMPGLVNSHTPGTQSLLRAGGNQDRDLLDWMFNDLYPGLAAYSLSDVKVALELFCLESIRSGVTTVVLNDHVHPFDPLPAIDTAIEVLGRTGIRAVYARMFTDAIRPSSPTFLQTVRAREPEVRPASVLRETTAILSDLDEMYRKHDRSYGGRIRVCASPSTASTTSLQALEYSRDRARTQDGIWALHLSETPGDRPVGEMSAVRYLDSYGLLDSRLLLGHCVHVDATDIRLIRRAGASISTQPVSNGVLGSGIAPVPAFLQAGINVGIGTDDANCNDACDVLSDLKTLGVVQRAVNCDAAAVAAEELIEIATLGGARAVRQASDIGRLAAGYKADVVLLDTRSSHLTPSSSIPAALAWQATGRDVRTVLVDGRVVMRDGVVDWLDGNAEAGLLATASERAEAIAERAGIATTRPWESRGFWRHG; from the coding sequence GTGAGCCTGATCGCGATCGTGGGTGGGCGGGTGCTCACCATGGACGACCGCCGACGGATCCTCGATCGGGGAACCGTGCTCGTCGAGGACGACCGGATCAACGCCGTCGGACCGGATGACGAGGTGGAGATCCCGGCCGACGCCGAGATCATCGACGCGGCCGGCCAGATCGTCATGCCGGGGCTGGTCAACTCCCACACCCCTGGCACGCAGTCGTTGCTCCGGGCCGGTGGCAATCAGGACCGCGACCTGCTCGACTGGATGTTCAACGACCTGTATCCGGGGCTGGCGGCGTATTCGTTGTCGGACGTGAAGGTCGCGCTCGAACTCTTCTGCCTCGAAAGCATCCGGTCGGGCGTCACCACCGTCGTGCTGAACGACCACGTGCACCCGTTCGATCCACTGCCCGCGATCGACACGGCCATCGAGGTCCTGGGGCGCACCGGCATCCGCGCCGTCTACGCACGCATGTTCACCGACGCCATCAGACCGTCCTCTCCGACCTTCCTCCAGACGGTGCGGGCTAGGGAACCGGAGGTACGCCCGGCGAGTGTTCTACGTGAAACCACCGCGATCCTGAGCGACCTCGACGAGATGTACCGGAAGCACGACCGCAGCTACGGTGGCCGGATCCGCGTGTGTGCGTCACCCTCCACGGCCAGCACGACGTCGTTGCAGGCCCTGGAGTACAGCCGCGACCGCGCCCGAACGCAGGACGGCATCTGGGCTCTGCATCTGTCGGAGACGCCGGGGGATCGGCCGGTCGGTGAGATGAGCGCGGTGCGCTATCTCGACTCGTACGGCCTGCTCGACTCCCGGCTGCTGCTCGGCCACTGCGTGCACGTCGACGCCACCGACATCCGGCTGATCCGGCGGGCGGGCGCGTCGATCTCCACCCAACCGGTGAGCAACGGCGTGCTCGGCTCCGGAATCGCACCGGTGCCGGCGTTCCTCCAGGCCGGCATCAACGTCGGCATCGGCACCGACGACGCGAACTGCAACGACGCCTGCGACGTCCTGTCGGACCTCAAGACGCTGGGCGTGGTGCAACGCGCCGTCAACTGCGACGCCGCCGCGGTGGCCGCCGAGGAGCTGATCGAGATCGCCACGCTGGGCGGTGCGCGAGCCGTGAGGCAGGCCTCCGACATCGGTCGTCTGGCAGCGGGATACAAGGCCGACGTCGTCCTCCTCGATACCCGCAGCTCCCACCTCACCCCCTCGTCGTCGATCCCGGCCGCGCTCGCCTGGCAGGCGACCGGCCGGGACGTCCGCACGGTGCTCGTCGACGGCCGCGTCGTGATGCGCGACGGCGTCGTCGACTGGTTGGACGGGAACGCCGAGGCGGGGCTGCTCGCAACGGCATCCGAACGCGCCGAGGCGATCGCTGAACGCGCCGGTATCGCTACGACGCGCCCGTGGGAGAGTCGAGGTTTCTGGCGACATGGGTAG
- a CDS encoding UTP--glucose-1-phosphate uridylyltransferase, whose protein sequence is MSEKLATQRAFRTAVVPAAGMGTRFLPATKTVPKELLPVVDTPGIELVATEAAKAGAQRLLIVTAPGKDGVVAHFIDDFDLEEHLESRGKFDLLDKVRRAPNLLTVESAVQDKPLGLGHAVGCAEAALTPDEDSIAVLLPDDLVQPSGILKMMARVRAERGGTVLCAIDVPKDQVSSYGVFDVEAVPGAATPDVMRVRGMVEKPALGDAPSTLAAAGRYLLDRAIFDALRRIEPGAGGELQLTDAIALLIEEGHPVHVVVHRGTRHDLGNPGGYLRAAIDTALDSKEYGEGLRQWLLERLDQDIITSTEHLGA, encoded by the coding sequence ATGTCAGAAAAACTTGCTACGCAGAGAGCGTTCCGGACTGCTGTAGTTCCGGCCGCCGGGATGGGGACCCGGTTCCTGCCGGCCACTAAGACAGTGCCCAAAGAGTTGTTACCGGTCGTGGACACGCCAGGAATCGAACTCGTGGCCACAGAGGCTGCGAAGGCTGGTGCGCAGCGCTTGCTAATTGTGACAGCTCCCGGAAAAGACGGAGTTGTGGCTCATTTCATCGATGACTTTGATTTGGAAGAGCATCTCGAATCGAGAGGAAAATTCGACCTGCTAGATAAGGTCCGGCGAGCCCCGAATCTCCTCACTGTCGAATCAGCGGTCCAGGATAAGCCGCTCGGACTCGGACATGCCGTGGGCTGTGCAGAAGCTGCGCTTACGCCTGATGAGGATTCCATCGCTGTGTTGCTTCCGGACGATCTGGTTCAACCCAGCGGCATTCTCAAGATGATGGCTCGCGTCCGTGCCGAGCGCGGAGGCACCGTGCTTTGCGCGATCGACGTACCGAAAGACCAGGTCAGTTCGTACGGCGTCTTCGACGTTGAAGCAGTGCCGGGCGCCGCCACCCCCGACGTGATGAGGGTGCGTGGCATGGTCGAAAAACCAGCGTTGGGCGATGCGCCGTCGACGCTCGCCGCGGCCGGCCGCTACCTCCTCGACCGGGCGATCTTCGATGCGTTGCGCCGGATCGAGCCGGGAGCAGGTGGCGAGCTCCAGCTAACCGATGCAATCGCCCTACTGATTGAAGAAGGGCACCCCGTCCACGTCGTCGTTCACCGCGGAACGCGCCACGACCTCGGCAACCCTGGTGGATACCTCCGAGCAGCCATCGACACCGCTCTCGACAGCAAGGAGTACGGCGAGGGTCTTCGCCAGTGGCTACTGGAACGCCTCGACCAAGACATCATTACGTCAACTGAACACCTTGGGGCATAA